Within the Devosia lucknowensis genome, the region GCGGGAACGACATCGGAAAGCACACGCGCACCCTGGCTTCCGCCCGTGATGACGATGCGAATAGGGCCATTGGTATCGAGCACAGGATAAGGCTTGCCGGCCAAAGGCCGAACGCGGTCGCGCACCGGATTGCCGGTGAGTACTTTTTCGAGGCTTTGCTGATCTGCAAAGCGGGTGGTCGGGAAACTCATGGCAAGGATGTCGGCAAACCGGGCAAGCGCCCTGTTGGCACGACCCATCACCGCGTTCTGCTCGTGCAGGATGCCGGGAATACCGAGAAAGTTGGCAGCGATGAATGGCGGAAAGGTCGGATAGCCCCCGAAGCCGATAACCGCATCCGGTCGCACCTTGCGCAGCTTGTGCCATGCAGTGTGGATGCCGCGCAGAATGGTGAAGCCTGCGCCAACGAGCTTGATGGGATTTGCTCCCGACGGGGTCGCGGCGGGCACGATGTGGATCTGCCGCGCAGGAAATTCGGCGCCATAGCTCTCGACCCGGTGATCGGTCATGAGTTCGACGGCGTGACCGCGACGGATCAGCTCCTGGGCAAGGGCCATGGCCGGAAACAGGTGCCCACCCGTTCCGCCCGCGATGAGGACAAAGGTTTTCATTCGGCGGGGGCTACCACGGCGCTGCGGTAAGTGGGAAGGCCGGTGACCATGCGCTCTTCGGGCTTGGTGCGGGTCAGCGCCAGCATCAGCCCCATGCCGAAGGCCACCGCGATCATGGACGTGCCGCCATAGGACACGAATGGGAGGGTCATGCCCTTGGGCGGAATGAGATTGAGGTTCACCGCCAGATTGATGCCCGACTGCATGGCGAACTGCACCGCGATGGTTGAAGCAGCAAGGCGCGCGAAGAGGCTCGACTGCCTTTGTGCAGCGATCAGAGCGCGGATCACGATAAAGGCGATAAGACCGACGAGGCCGATGCAGAAAAGAATGCCGAATTCGCCGGCGGCCGCCGAAAACACGTAGTCGGCATGCGCGTCGGGGATCAGCTTTTTGGCGATGGACTCACCCGGGCCGCGGCCGAACCAGCCGCCCTCCATTAGCGACTGGAGCGCCCGGTCGATTTGGTAGGTGTTGCCACCACCTTCGGGATTGAGGAACGTATCGATGCGGCGGGCAAAATGGGGGAAGAAGGCATAGGCGCCAAACAGCAGTCCGCCGGCCGCACCCGCAAGTCCGAAGATGATCCACCACGAAATGCCGGAGAAAAACAGCAGCACGGCCCAGGTCGCCATCACCAGCGCCGTCTGCCCGAGGTCGGGCTGCAGAAGCAGCGCCGAAACAATGATGCCCATGAGCACCATGGCAAGGAATCGGCCCGGCACATTGCGGTGGATCATATATTCGGACACCAGCCATGAGCCGATGACCGCAAAGGCCGGCTTGACGAATTCGGACGGCTGGATCGATTGACCGCCGAACGACATCCAGCGGCGCGCGCCCTTGACCTCGGTACCGAAACGCAGCGTCGCCCAGAGCAGGATCGTCATCACGATCAGGGTGCCCAGGGCGGCAAGGCGTGCCTGGCGATGATTGAGAAGCGAGGCCGCCAGCATCACCGGCACGGCCAGGGCGCAGAACATGGCGTGGCGGATGACAAAGTGCCATTCGTCCACTCCGATACGCTCGGCCACTGCCGGACTGGCGCCGAAGCTGAGCACCATGCCACAGACCAGAAGCATGATGAGAGCACCCAGAAGCTCGCGGTCAATCGACCACCACCACTCGGCTAGAGGGGTCTTTTCGGCGCGGGAAAACATCATGTGGGCTGACCGGAACGCGATACAAACTGCTGACAATTGTACCGGTGCTTTGGTTACCGATTTGCCAAGGCCATTTGCGTTTTGCGAATCCGACAGCAGAAATGCACAGGCCCCGGCATTGCCGGGGCCCGTCCTGCGTCCACAGGTTGGCATCAGGAACGTGGGCCGACACCATGTGGTTTCGGCCAGCCGAAAAACTTACTGAAGAATGGCGATATCGCTTATCGAGCCCTCGACACCCTCGATCGCGCCCCAAGCCTCGGCGGCTCCTGTTTCGAGGTCCACGGTATGCAGAACGTTGTCGACCACCAGATAGGCGGTGTTGGTCAGGTCCTCGGTGGCGGCGATATCCAAGGCATAGCTCGAGCCCTCAACCCCCAGCTTGCCAATGGCCTTGAGCGTACCGTCATTGGGCGCAACCTGCTGGATCAGCGCGGCGATGGTTGCGTCGATGTCGTACATGGCCGTCGCTTCCGGCTTGCCGATCGAGTTGGTATAGGCAGCGGCAACGATTGCCGGCGTCTCACCCTCGTGCATGTCGCCGGCCTCGAACGCGAGCGAGCCATCGACGGTGACCATGCCGTCATCGACGTTGACGCGATGATTGGTGCCATCAGTTCCCATCAGACGGAGACGATCGGCCATGGGATTGAAGTCGACGATGGCACCCTCATAGTTCGGGAGCTTTTCGGAGAGCGTGGACTTCACCGTTGCAGCACCAGTCGCGGTATCGATGGTGACGACTTCGCCAGCGAGCGAAACACCGTAGAGCATCTTGTCGGCAGGCCGCACGTCAATACCTGCGAGGCCATCGACGCCGGTGACCTCCATGGTTCCCGAGACGGCGCGGGTTTCGGTGTCGAACATCACCAGGGTCTTGCCGTCGACAAGTCCGACGGCGGGGGCTGCATGCGCAGATGCCGCGAATGCGGTCGACGATGCCAGAACGGCTGCAAGCAGTGTAAGACGGGCGGTAGCAGTCACGGAAAGTCTCCTCGTTTTCGGCCGTTGCTTCGGCCGGGGGATGGCTGTGGGACGAACGCTATCGTCACCTGCAGCTACGAGTGAGATTGACCATGGGTTTCGGGAGAGCGGATCACGGCGCCGTGATCCGTCGACTTTTATCGAAGCTTGAGGCTGGATAGCCCAATCAGCGCGAGCACGAAGGAAATGATCCAGAACCGGATCACCACCTGGCTCTCGGTCCAGCCCAGATGCTCGAAGTGATGGTGGATCGGCGCCATCTTGAACACGCGCTTGCCCGTGAGCCTGAACGATGTGACCTGCACGATCACCGACACCGTCTCGAGCACGAAGAGACCGCCAATGATGGCCAGCACGATCTCGTGCTTGGTAGCAACGGCGATTGTGCCGAGTGCGCCGCCCAGGGCCAGCGACCCGGTATCACCCATGAAGATTTGGGCCGGCGGTGCGTTGAACCACAGGAAGCCAAGGCCCGCACCAATCAGCGCGCCGCACACGACCGCCAGCTCGGCGGTGCCGGGAACAGAGTTCAGGAGCAGGTAGTCGGCATAATTCTGCGAGCCGACGAGGTAGGCGATGAGGCCAAAACACGCCGCAGCGACCATGACCGGGACGATGGCGAGGCCATCGAGACCGTCGGTCAGGTTCACTGAATTGCCCGCCGCCACCACGACGAAGCCGCCGAAAAGGATGTAGAAATAACCCAGATTGACCGCGAGGTCCTTGACGAAGGGGAACAGCAGCGATGTGCCGTAGGCTCCCGACGCCAGCTGCGAGATGGCGAAGGCGGCAATACCGCCGATCAGCGCCTCGAGGATCAGCCGTTGCTTGGAGCCAAACCCGGCATGGCTCATGCGCTTGACCTTGAGATAGTCGTCGTAAAAGCCGATGGCACCAAAGCCGACAGTGACGAACAGGACCACCCATACATAGCCGTTGCTGAGGTTGGACCACAGCAACGTGGAGATCACCGCGCCCGACAAGATCATCAGGCCGCCCATGGTGGGCGTACCCTTCTTGGTCAACAGGTGTCCCGCCGGTCCGTCCTCACGGATGGGCTGGCCGCGTCCCTGCTTGACGCGCAGCAGCGCGATCATTCCCGGCCCGAACAGGAAGACGAAGAACAGCGCCGTCACCACCGCACCTGCCGTTCGGAAGGTGATGTAGCGGAAGACGTTGAATGCGGCGAGTTGTTCGCCCAGCAGGCCGAGGAAATAGAGCATTCTGGATGGCTACTCTTGTGAGTGTGTCAGCTCTGCGAAAAGCGCGACTTGATATCGGCGACGAGGCGGGAAAGCCCGACGCCGTTGGACCCTTTGACCATGATTGCGTCGCCATAGGCAAGATCGGCGACGATACCGTCCACGGCTTCCGCGATGGTGGCGGCATGACTGGCCACCAGATGTGGCGGGAGTGCGGCGGCAAGCTGCGCCATGCTGGTTCCGACGAGGTGCACCCTCTCTGCTCCACTTGCCTTGACGGCATCCGCCAGCCCCCCATGAAGCTGCGGCGCAGCGTCGCCAAGCTCGAGCATGTCACCCAGGACGACCACCTTGCGGCCACCTGGCGGCTCGATCGATGCCAGCACGTCGAGCGCTGCCTGCATGGACGCCGTGTTGGCGTTGTAACTTTCGTCGATCAACAGCAACGGCTTTTCCGCCGGACCAAGTGCCAGCCGCTGGCCACGGCCGGGCTGTGCGCCGAACCCGGCCAGGGCCCGGAGCGCCACCTCGGCCTCGATGCCGGCAATGTGCGACACGGCAAGCGCGGCGGTGGCATTGGCGAGCATGTGCCGTCCGGCAACGCCCAGCGCCAGCGCATACCGTTCGTCGCCATGAACGATGGTCGCAAAGCTTCGGTCGGCGGCAGTTTCCACCTCGGTGATTTGCCAATCGACGCCGCGGGCGAAACCATAGGTGATGACCTTGCCGATGCCGGCCGCAGTCGCTGCTTCGAGCAGTATGCCGATCTGAGGATGGTCGCCGTTGAGGACGGCCGTACCACCCTGTTCGACACCGTCGAAGATTTCCGCCTTGGCGCGCGCGATGTTTTCGAGACTGCCCAGCTTTTCGAGGTGTGCCGGTGCAATCGTCGTGATGACCGCCACGTGCGGTCGAACCAGCTGGCTCAGCGGGCGGATCTCGTCGGGTGCGCTCATGCCCATTTCGAAGACGCCGAACTGCGCTGTCTCTGGCATTCGCGCCAGCATCAGCGGCACACCCCAATGATTGTTGAAGCTCTTGATCGATGCATGGGTTTGCCCGGCGGCCTCGAACACCACCCGCAACGCCTCTTTTGTCGTGGTCTTGCCCACACTTCCGGTGACGCCGACAATGAAGCCGCGGCTGCGCTGTCGCGCCGCGCGGGCGATGTCGGTCAATCCCTCGAGGGCATCATCGACAACGATGCGCCCCGCACCCTCGCC harbors:
- the murG gene encoding undecaprenyldiphospho-muramoylpentapeptide beta-N-acetylglucosaminyltransferase; translation: MKTFVLIAGGTGGHLFPAMALAQELIRRGHAVELMTDHRVESYGAEFPARQIHIVPAATPSGANPIKLVGAGFTILRGIHTAWHKLRKVRPDAVIGFGGYPTFPPFIAANFLGIPGILHEQNAVMGRANRALARFADILAMSFPTTRFADQQSLEKVLTGNPVRDRVRPLAGKPYPVLDTNGPIRIVITGGSQGARVLSDVVPAAIALLPDSLRHRLQVVQQARPEDIDRVAESYRQSRTSVELASFIPDLPERIGDAHLVIGRAGASTITELCVIGRPAILIPLPGSLDADQKFNALHLQEGGGGWVVEQATLSPQSLATRLTELLADPDKLNRAASAAQKLGQPRAVEKLADLAEMLAGKHTQIEGRPTQ
- a CDS encoding FtsW/RodA/SpoVE family cell cycle protein, whose protein sequence is MMFSRAEKTPLAEWWWSIDRELLGALIMLLVCGMVLSFGASPAVAERIGVDEWHFVIRHAMFCALAVPVMLAASLLNHRQARLAALGTLIVMTILLWATLRFGTEVKGARRWMSFGGQSIQPSEFVKPAFAVIGSWLVSEYMIHRNVPGRFLAMVLMGIIVSALLLQPDLGQTALVMATWAVLLFFSGISWWIIFGLAGAAGGLLFGAYAFFPHFARRIDTFLNPEGGGNTYQIDRALQSLMEGGWFGRGPGESIAKKLIPDAHADYVFSAAAGEFGILFCIGLVGLIAFIVIRALIAAQRQSSLFARLAASTIAVQFAMQSGINLAVNLNLIPPKGMTLPFVSYGGTSMIAVAFGMGLMLALTRTKPEERMVTGLPTYRSAVVAPAE
- a CDS encoding DUF4394 domain-containing protein — protein: MTATARLTLLAAVLASSTAFAASAHAAPAVGLVDGKTLVMFDTETRAVSGTMEVTGVDGLAGIDVRPADKMLYGVSLAGEVVTIDTATGAATVKSTLSEKLPNYEGAIVDFNPMADRLRLMGTDGTNHRVNVDDGMVTVDGSLAFEAGDMHEGETPAIVAAAYTNSIGKPEATAMYDIDATIAALIQQVAPNDGTLKAIGKLGVEGSSYALDIAATEDLTNTAYLVVDNVLHTVDLETGAAEAWGAIEGVEGSISDIAILQ
- the mraY gene encoding phospho-N-acetylmuramoyl-pentapeptide-transferase, which codes for MLYFLGLLGEQLAAFNVFRYITFRTAGAVVTALFFVFLFGPGMIALLRVKQGRGQPIREDGPAGHLLTKKGTPTMGGLMILSGAVISTLLWSNLSNGYVWVVLFVTVGFGAIGFYDDYLKVKRMSHAGFGSKQRLILEALIGGIAAFAISQLASGAYGTSLLFPFVKDLAVNLGYFYILFGGFVVVAAGNSVNLTDGLDGLAIVPVMVAAACFGLIAYLVGSQNYADYLLLNSVPGTAELAVVCGALIGAGLGFLWFNAPPAQIFMGDTGSLALGGALGTIAVATKHEIVLAIIGGLFVLETVSVIVQVTSFRLTGKRVFKMAPIHHHFEHLGWTESQVVIRFWIISFVLALIGLSSLKLR
- a CDS encoding UDP-N-acetylmuramoyl-tripeptide--D-alanyl-D-alanine ligase, giving the protein MTPPLFTLDAILAATGGRATGVPATEINAISIDSRELGEDALFVAIKGDRFDGHDFVDTALANGAVAALVGRGEGAGRIVVDDALEGLTDIARAARQRSRGFIVGVTGSVGKTTTKEALRVVFEAAGQTHASIKSFNNHWGVPLMLARMPETAQFGVFEMGMSAPDEIRPLSQLVRPHVAVITTIAPAHLEKLGSLENIARAKAEIFDGVEQGGTAVLNGDHPQIGILLEAATAAGIGKVITYGFARGVDWQITEVETAADRSFATIVHGDERYALALGVAGRHMLANATAALAVSHIAGIEAEVALRALAGFGAQPGRGQRLALGPAEKPLLLIDESYNANTASMQAALDVLASIEPPGGRKVVVLGDMLELGDAAPQLHGGLADAVKASGAERVHLVGTSMAQLAAALPPHLVASHAATIAEAVDGIVADLAYGDAIMVKGSNGVGLSRLVADIKSRFSQS